In Panulirus ornatus isolate Po-2019 chromosome 30, ASM3632096v1, whole genome shotgun sequence, a single genomic region encodes these proteins:
- the LOC139758358 gene encoding uncharacterized protein: MKVVFLLAVVAAVAAHSGYSVGHTTSYGGAYGGSHRAGHAGGRRVIVSGGSGSGGGVRRGSHSSGYGGGSRGGFVHHGSGGRYGGHGGGSGRGGSGGFISRGISHGVGGRYGGHYGGYGGHYGGYGSGGRGASVSHAVGHGSGGRYGGHGGGRYGGNAGGSHSVISSQSRGHGGSGYGGGAVVAAGGGGRGGSGRYGVVDLTEGYSDYHFSWLHDGHQKYDWEKANYYCSSLGQGWQGVSIETKEEDALISSIIYQYKLEYIWTGGYREGYDFAWPSGYPFYGLNWSHTGGNGYPQPDNREEGGENCLAVLNNFYDDGIRWHDVACHHKKPIICERRRDSHYG; this comes from the exons AGTAGTGGCTGCTGTTGCTGCCCACAGCGGTTATAGTGTAGGACATACCACCAGTTATGGTGGTGCATATGGCGGTAGCCACAGGGCTGGACATGCTGGAGGCCGACGGGTCATAGTCAGTGGAGGCAGTGGATCTGGCGGTGGGGTTCGGCGTGGTAGCCACTCCAGTGGATATGGCGGCGGCAGTCGTGGTGGATTCGTCCACCATGGAAGTGGTGGTCGATATGGTGGACACGGTGGTGGATCTGGCAGGGGCGGCAGTGGTGGCTTTATCAGTCGTGGTATAAGTCATGGTGTTGGCGGTCGGTACGGTGGTCATTATGGCGGGTACGGTGGTCATTATGGCGGGTATGGTAGTGGTGGCCGTGGTGCTTCCGTCAGCCATGCTGTAGGacatggtagtggtggcagataTGGAGGTCACGGTGGTGGCCGTTATGGTGGAAATGCCGGTGGCAGCCATTCCGTCATTAGTAGCCAGAGTCGTGGACACGGCGGCAGTGGATACGGTGGTGGTGCGGTggttgctgctggaggaggtggcaGAGGTGGCAGCGGCAGATACGGAGTG GTGGACCTGACTGAGGGCTACAGTGACTACCACTTCTCATGGCTTCATGATGGACACCAGAAGTATGACTGGGAAAAAGCTAACTATTACTGCTCCAGCCTTGGTCAAGGATGGCAGGGCGTCAGCATTGAGACCAAAGAAGAGGATGCACTCATATCTAGCATCATATATCAGT ATAAACTGGAATACATCTGGACAGGCGGATATCGCGAAGGTTACGATTTTGCCTGGCCCTCTGGTTACCCGTTCTACGGCCTCAACTGGTCCCACACCGGCGG GAACGGGTATCCCCAGCCAGACAACCGTGAAGAAGGCGGAGAGAACTGTCTGGCAGTGCTTAACAACTTCTATGACGACGGCATCAGATGGCACGACGTTGCCTGCCACCACAAGAAGCCCATCATCTGTGAGCGCCGCCGAGATAGTCACTACGGCTGA
- the LOC139758360 gene encoding uncharacterized protein, with amino-acid sequence MKAVSLLAALVAVATAQHNYGGSYGGGRGVGSSFGGASSVVSTVHGGGQGLGGGVILGGGGGGGGGGGGGRYGVGSGRGAVIVRGGGSIAGIVHGGGSSSSGGARLGGRGLYGVVDFRTRESEYHFSWIHDGGHKYDWESAMYYCRGLGPGWNGVSIETYQEDALISSIIDHARVKYIWTSGYRKNYDFEWGSGLRFEGLNWSHTGGNGYPQPDNRENNNERCLAVLNNFYSDGIRWHDIGCHHEKPVICERYHGRRPYHG; translated from the exons atgaaggctgtgtcattgTTGGCAGCCTTAGTAGCTGTGGCAACGGCCCAGCACAACTACGGTGGTAGTTACGGTGGTGGACGCGGCGTCGGCAGCAGCTTTGGTGGCGCCAGCAGTGTTGTAAGCACTGTCCACGGTGGAGGCCAAGGTTTAGGCGGAGGTGTCATCctcggaggcggtggtggtggtggtggtggtggtggcggtggccgcTACGGTGTTGGCAGTGGTCGCGGCGCAGTCATCGTTCGCGGTGGTGGCAGCATTGCCGGCATCGTTCacggtggtggcagcagcagcagcggtggtgctAGGCTCGGTGGTAGAGGCCTTTATGGTGTG GTGGACTTCAGAACGAGAGAAAGCGAATACCACTTCTCATGGATTCACGACGGAGGTCATAAGTATGACTGGGAGAGCGCTATGTACTATTGCAGAGGGCTGGGTCCTGGTTGGAACGGAGTCAGTATCGAGACTTATCAAGAGGATGCTCTCATCTCTAGCATCATTGACCACG CTAGAGTGAAGTACATCTGGACGAGCGGGTATCGCAAAAACTATGACTTTGAGTGGGGTTCTGGTCTCAGATTCGAAGGACTCAACTGGTCTCACACCGGCGG TAACGGCTATCCCCAGCCGGACAACCGTGAGAATAACAACGAACGCTGCCTGGCAGTACTCAACAACTTCTACAGCGACGGCATCAGGTGGCACGACATCGGCTGCCACCACGAGAAGCCCGTCATCTGTGAGCGCTACCATGGTAGAAGGCCTTACCACGGCTGA